A window of Vigna unguiculata cultivar IT97K-499-35 chromosome 4, ASM411807v1, whole genome shotgun sequence contains these coding sequences:
- the LOC114180660 gene encoding uncharacterized protein LOC114180660, producing the protein MGLEYQKIHACPNDCVLYRDEFTSLKACPTCGLSRFKKKIDGNSGDEDKDGAPAKIDETFPEFGAEPRNLRLGLATDGMNPYGNLSSKHSSWPVLLMIYNLSPLLCMKRKYMMLSMMISGPRQPGNDIDVYLKSLIDDLKLLWEEGVDVYDSYSQELFCLCAMLFCTINDFPAYGNLSGYNVKGHFACPICEKNTSYIQLKHDQKNVYTRHRKFLPRNHPYRRMKKAFNGSPEDEIVARPRNGEEIYNQVENIDIVFGKHPKKKTTKKSIWKKQSIFFNLPYLCKLDVRHCIDVMHIEKNVCDSVIGTLLNVKGKTKDGVKARQDLAEMGIRSELHAQSIGRRTYLPPACHTLSRKEKQIFCECLRSVKVSQGYSSNISSLVSMQDLKLVGLKSHDCHVLMQQLLPVAFRAILPTSVRGILTRLCMFFNVICKKVIDPRVLDDLENEAIRLLCQLEMYFPPSFFDIMVHLIVHLKKPLNSAQVICQVVNQLEFLRLDMKVNVKKKVYATPNVSETLLRLARGPNNDVITYGGYYINNHCFYSKMEDDKSRVQNSGVTLQAESVHFANSKDKNPITASMSYFGIIHEIWEVDYVTFRVSVFNCKWVDSNSGVGTDDFGFTLVDLNKMSDTNEPFIMASQA; encoded by the exons ATGGGTTTGgaatatcaaaagatacatgCATGCCCAAATGATTGTGTTTTATATAGAGACGAGTTTACTTCACTGAAGGCGTGCCCAACATGTGGTTTATCacggtttaaaaagaaaattgatggaaatagtGGCGATGAAGACAAAGATGGTGCACCTGCTAAG ATTGATGAAACATTTCCAGAATTTGGTGCTGAGCCAAGAAACTTAAGACTTGGACTTGCTACAGATGGTATGAATCCTTATGGGAACTTAAGTAGCAAACATAGTTCATGGCCAGTTTTGTTGATGATTTACAATTTATCTCCTTTGTTGTGCATGAAGAGGAAAtatatgatgttgtctatgatgatatcgggTCCTAGACAACCTGGAAATGACATTGATGTGTACCTAAAGTCGTTGATCGATGATTTGAAACTGTTATGGGAAGAAGGTGTCGATGTGTATGATTCTTATTCTCAagaattgttttgtttgtgtgCAATGTTGTTTTGCACCATAAATGATTTTCCAGCATATGGAAACTTGAGCGGTTACAATGTTAAAGGTCATTTTGCATGTCccatttgtgaaaaaaacaCGAGTTATATTCAATTGAAGCACGATCAGAAAAATGTGTATACAAGACATCGAAAGTTCCTTCCTCGAAATCATCCTTATCGTAGAATGAAAAAAGCATTTAATGGAAGTCCTGAGGATGAAATTGTAGCGAGACCCCGCAATGGTGAAGAAATATACAACCAAGTGGAAAACATTGACATTGTGTTTGGGAAACATCCAAAGAAAAAGACCACGAAGAAAAGCatttggaagaaacaatcaATCTTCTTTAATCTTCCATATTTGTGTAAACTTGATGTACGGCATTGTATAGACGTGATgcacattgaaaaaaatgtatgtgatagCGTCATCGGGACTTTACTAAATGTAAAAGGAAAGACTAAAGATGGAGTTAAAGCACGACAAGATTTGGCTGAAATGGGCATCCGTTCTGAGTTACATGCACAATCAATTGGAAGACGAACCTACCTGCCTCCAGCTTGTCACACTCTTTCTAGAAAAGAGAAGCAAATTTTTTGTGAGTGTTTAAGAAGTGTGAAGGTTTCCCAAggttactcttcaaatattagtaGCCTTGTTTCTATGCAAGATTTAAAGTTAGTCGGTTtaaagtctcacgattgtcATGTGTTGATGCAACAACTTTTACCAGTAGCTTTTCGAGCCATCTTACCTACTTCTGTCAGAGGTATTCTAACACGTTTGTGTATGTTCTTCAATGTCATATGCAAGAAAGTTATTGACCCTCGAGTGTTAGACGATTTGGAAAATGAGGCCATTAGACTATTGTGTCAATTGGAAATGTATTTTCCACCTTCATTTTTCGATATCATGGTTCATTTGATAGTTCATCTT AAGAAGCCATTGAATTCTGCTCAAGTTATATGCCAAGTTGTGAACCAATTGGAGTTCCTAAGACTAGACATGAAGGTGAATGTGAAG AAAAAGGTTTACGCGACTCCAAATGTTTCTGAAACTCTATTGAGGCTAGCTCGTGGACCGAACAATGATGTCATTACATATGGCGGGTACTACATAAACAATCATTGTTTCTATTCAAAGatggaagatgacaaaagtaGAGTTCAAAATAGTGGGGTTACACTTCAAGCTGAATCTGTACATTTTGCCAATTCTAAGGACAAGAATCCAATTACAGCATCCATGAGTTACTTTGGAATAATACACGAAATATGGGAAGTTGATTATGTGACTTTTAGAGTGTCAGTTTTCAACTGTAAATGGGTTGATAGTAATTCGGGTGTTGGCACAGATGACTTTGGCTTTACTTTGGTGGATCTTAACAAGATGAGTGATACAAATGAACCATTTATTATGGCTAGTCAAgcatga